The Patescibacteria group bacterium genome window below encodes:
- a CDS encoding DUF3160 domain-containing protein — protein MALFKSFLLAPIGLLWYIGGMFIEKKTEHELRPEGGLPSYSAKDPWYGKRKKILIFGIAILAVMLMAGFWLMALMKNDSEDLLPSDAEEQGVLPGTLEPSEDSQNNNGQGNSDIKAESILFGDYYEPFDEPLELNLNPVELPLNVKTDVANYHEVARRINLDPVIDNLNRDGFAVLDNQLPGDDFFALYRELGSRSLPYLITSDFLVYYHQNVLKNTYKQVEAFFFYETLWSFNKTLFDQANARYLARLNQVGQVNDPLLEAARLEAAYFATALSVLSPKEGQINPNEDLNDNRTFRPSEVRRFTFEIPAYLEGDVRQELSLIASASSSEKSPVLLYQRNYRDFIVPPQYSSNAKLRNAYLAIRWQASLFPMFYQDEDCSECLLDRDDWVINQTAAYLLSADIASDQFLKNEWAKIYKVVAWFGGLRSDLTYLHYEEARHKLFPEETPEDIFAEDVFSKLLSLREELKAKQFGRAEGSLSRSGVDQLGMRLLQSAYWPSEYLFSRLTFAEVGEHLTTDPSKANFLTACRLAESLFRCRGIGYDLLALVAEKDLESAWLKDNMSYRLYSQRQNELKNELSLFNKYSWYGNNFWTTLSLAGSLVNGEELFPYQKNIRWHERLASSALASLSNLASSADLWQVDREAVGGLEIVGGQDDWLYVETNLDFIEELAATTKMVHRALVDLGVVRENDPELSELYNQLMTVRRVARAQMSGEEPEVGDLQALADLVSKYRVTESRSGLVKQEFINPSDSSVHVVNQNIKPLRLLLSLHKRDDRIILNVGPIFSYREIVP, from the coding sequence ATGGCTCTTTTTAAGAGCTTTTTACTTGCTCCAATCGGCCTATTGTGGTATATTGGAGGTATGTTTATAGAGAAAAAAACCGAACATGAACTTCGTCCGGAAGGGGGACTGCCTTCTTATTCGGCCAAAGATCCTTGGTACGGTAAGAGAAAGAAAATTCTAATTTTTGGTATAGCTATTTTGGCTGTCATGCTAATGGCTGGTTTTTGGTTAATGGCTTTAATGAAAAACGACTCGGAAGATCTTTTACCGAGTGATGCTGAAGAGCAGGGTGTTTTACCCGGCACCCTTGAGCCTTCTGAAGACTCCCAAAATAATAATGGGCAGGGTAATTCAGATATTAAAGCTGAAAGTATTTTATTTGGAGATTATTACGAGCCTTTTGATGAACCGCTTGAGCTTAACTTAAATCCAGTAGAATTACCGCTTAATGTTAAGACTGATGTGGCTAATTATCATGAAGTAGCTAGACGGATTAATCTTGATCCAGTGATTGATAACCTTAATAGGGACGGTTTTGCGGTTTTGGATAATCAATTACCAGGTGATGATTTTTTTGCGCTATACAGGGAATTAGGTTCTCGTTCTTTACCTTATCTTATTACTTCTGACTTCTTAGTTTATTACCATCAAAATGTTTTAAAAAATACCTATAAACAAGTGGAAGCTTTTTTCTTTTATGAAACCCTTTGGTCTTTTAATAAAACCTTATTTGATCAAGCTAATGCTCGTTATCTGGCTCGTTTAAATCAGGTTGGACAAGTTAATGATCCGCTTTTAGAAGCTGCTAGACTGGAAGCCGCTTATTTTGCCACTGCTTTATCTGTGCTATCTCCCAAGGAAGGACAAATTAATCCCAATGAAGACCTTAATGATAATCGGACTTTTCGTCCCAGCGAAGTTCGTCGTTTTACTTTTGAGATTCCGGCTTATTTGGAAGGCGATGTTAGACAGGAATTGTCTTTAATCGCTTCTGCTTCTTCTTCTGAAAAATCTCCGGTTTTACTTTACCAAAGAAATTATCGTGATTTTATTGTTCCTCCTCAGTATTCGTCTAATGCTAAATTACGTAATGCCTATTTGGCTATTCGTTGGCAAGCTTCTTTGTTCCCAATGTTTTATCAAGATGAAGATTGCAGTGAGTGTCTTTTAGATAGAGATGATTGGGTGATTAATCAGACGGCGGCTTATTTGCTTTCGGCTGATATTGCATCCGACCAATTTTTAAAAAACGAGTGGGCCAAGATTTACAAGGTAGTGGCTTGGTTTGGTGGACTGCGTAGTGATTTGACTTATTTGCATTATGAAGAAGCTCGCCATAAACTTTTTCCAGAAGAAACACCAGAGGATATTTTTGCTGAAGATGTTTTTTCCAAACTACTCTCTTTAAGAGAAGAGCTTAAAGCTAAACAATTTGGCCGGGCTGAAGGCTCTTTATCCCGAAGTGGAGTTGATCAGTTGGGTATGCGTCTTTTACAAAGCGCTTATTGGCCGAGTGAATATCTTTTTAGTCGCTTAACTTTTGCTGAAGTAGGCGAACATTTAACCACTGACCCTAGTAAAGCTAATTTTTTAACGGCCTGTCGGTTAGCAGAATCACTTTTTCGTTGTCGCGGTATAGGTTATGATTTACTAGCCTTAGTGGCTGAGAAAGATTTGGAGAGCGCTTGGTTAAAAGACAATATGTCTTATCGTTTATATTCTCAAAGACAAAATGAGCTTAAAAATGAACTTTCTTTGTTTAATAAATATAGTTGGTATGGTAATAATTTTTGGACAACCCTTTCTTTGGCTGGTTCATTAGTTAATGGAGAAGAGCTTTTCCCTTACCAAAAAAATATTCGCTGGCATGAAAGATTAGCTTCTAGCGCCTTAGCTTCCTTATCTAACCTTGCCTCTTCGGCCGATCTTTGGCAAGTAGATAGAGAAGCTGTGGGTGGATTGGAGATTGTCGGAGGTCAAGATGATTGGCTTTATGTTGAGACTAATCTTGATTTTATAGAAGAGCTGGCGGCTACCACTAAGATGGTTCATCGGGCGTTGGTTGATCTTGGGGTAGTTAGGGAAAATGATCCCGAACTTAGTGAGCTTTATAATCAATTAATGACAGTTAGAAGAGTGGCCAGGGCACAGATGAGCGGTGAAGAGCCTGAGGTCGGAGATTTACAGGCCTTAGCTGATTTGGTTAGCAAGTATAGAGTAACGGAAAGTCGCAGTGGTTTAGTTAAACAAGAATTTATTAATCCTTCGGATAGTAGTGTGCATGTTGTTAACCAAAATATAAAACCCTTGCGCCTGCTTTTATCTTTGCATAAAAGGGATGATAGAATAATTTTAAATGTCGGGCCAATTTTCTCTTATAGAGAAATAGTGCCTTAG